A stretch of the Erinaceus europaeus chromosome 1, mEriEur2.1, whole genome shotgun sequence genome encodes the following:
- the CCDC188 gene encoding coiled-coil domain-containing protein 188 isoform X1, with product MEGPKTLNPCGHPHPQCPQAPPSSSHGGCLDRPCQGFVRWPCLVPLSSTHSMELTRPFPTLGAGGGGPRVGGEAPGSFISNDEGEMQGQRPRNPEGVRQGQVEAGLQWGWHMQAGREQGPPRQGVPTSPGSRVCQDRSLIQRPGTPAEQSFFQLEQENQNLKRQNQDLREQLGAFLGPGQQFLPLCTEHSSCTGLAWCPEQAGSRALEDRAPVQLLQQELCRGEESFVQQSQNELQQIRLSFERKKMAITEVWDGVAEVHMALNNQATGLLNLKKDIRGVLDQMEDIQLEIMGERAECRTQARKEQQLACVAAAGPEAAAGLPVGLHRCLRVRGGPRALRGLGAAPAEPCRSLEAAGPTGPVPAPRGGRLPALLGRMLSGPSKEEARRLALPRVLGSHTSPRPWPCHPASPPGAAEKGGGGVCPEGWACSWTYSRDTLCV from the exons atggaggggccGAAAACCCTGAACCCCTGTGgccacccccatccccagtgccCTCAGGCCCCACCTTCTAGCAGTCATGGAGGATGCCTGGACCGGCCCTGCCAGGGCTTTGTAAGGTGGCCCTGCCTGGTGCCCCTCTCTTCCACTCACTCCATGGAGTTGACAAGGCCTTTCCCCACActgggagcagggggtggggggcccaGAGTAGGGGGTGAGGCACCCGGGAGCTTTATTTCAAATGATGAGGGAGAGATGCAGGGACAGAgaccaagaaacccagagggagtgagacaggggCAAGTGGAGGCAGGGCTGCAGTGGGGCTGGCACATGCAGGCTGGGCGAGAGCAGGGGCCGCCCAGGCAGGGGGTGCCTACTAGCCCAGGGTCCAGAGTCTGCCAGGACCGGTCCCTTATACAGAGGCCAGGGACCCCAGCAGAGCAGTCCTTCTTCCAGCTGGAACAAGAGAACCAGAATCTG aaaagGCAGAACCAGGATCTGCGGGAGCAGCTAGGGGCCTTCCTGGGACCGGGGCAGCAGTTCCTACCCCTGTGCACTGAGCACTCAAGCTGCACCGGCCTGGCCTGG TGCCCAGAACAAGCTGGCTCCCGGGCCCTGGAGGACAGGGCACCTGTGCAGCTGCTGCAGCAGGAGCTATGTCGGGGAGAGGAGTCCTTCGTGCAGCAGTCGCAG AATGAGCTGCAGCAGATCCGGCTATCCTTTGAGAGAAAGAAGATGGCCATTACTGAG GTGTGGGATGGAGTGGCAGAGGTACACATGGCCCTGAACAACCAGGCCACCGGGCTTCTG AACCTCAAGAAAGACATCCGGGGTGTGCTAGACCAAATGGAGGACATTCAGCTGGAGATTATGGG GGAGCGTGCTGAGTGCCGCACCCAGGCCAGGAAGGAGCAGCAGCTGGCGTGCGTGGCA GCTGCTGGCCCTGAGGCTGCTGCTGGGCTCCCTGTTGGCCTGCACCGCTGCCTACGTGTACGTGGTGGACCCCGCGCCCTTCGAGGGCTTGGTGCCGCCCCTGCTGAGCCGTGCCGCAGTCTGGAAGCTGCGGGCCCTACTGGGCCCGTTCCTGCGCCTCGAGGTGGACGACTTCCTGCCCTTCTAGGCCGGATGCTCAGCGGCCCCAGCAAGGAGGAGGCCAGGCGGCTGGCACTGCCCCGAGTGCTCGGCAGCCACACCAGCCCCCGCCCGTGGCCCTGCCACCCAGCATCCCCGCCTGGAGCTGCGGAGAAGGGTGGAGGCGGGGTCTGTCCTGAGGGCTGGGCCTGCAGCTGGACATATAGTCGTGACACACTCTGCGTGTGA
- the CCDC188 gene encoding coiled-coil domain-containing protein 188 isoform X3, with protein MEGPKTLNPCGHPHPQCPQAPPSSSHGGCLDRPCQGFVRWPCLVPLSSTHSMELTRPFPTLGAGGGGPRVGGEAPGSFISNDEGEMQGQRPRNPEGVRQGQVEAGLQWGWHMQAGREQGPPRQGVPTSPGSRVCQDRSLIQRPGTPAEQSFFQLEQENQNLKRQNQDLREQLGAFLGPGQQFLPLCTEHSSCTGLAWCPEQAGSRALEDRAPVQLLQQELCRGEESFVQQSQNELQQIRLSFERKKMAITEVWDGVAEVHMALNNQATGLLNLKKDIRGVLDQMEDIQLEIMGERAECRTQARKEQQLALLALRLLLGSLLACTAAYVYVVDPAPFEGLVPPLLSRAAVWKLRALLGPFLRLEVDDFLPF; from the exons atggaggggccGAAAACCCTGAACCCCTGTGgccacccccatccccagtgccCTCAGGCCCCACCTTCTAGCAGTCATGGAGGATGCCTGGACCGGCCCTGCCAGGGCTTTGTAAGGTGGCCCTGCCTGGTGCCCCTCTCTTCCACTCACTCCATGGAGTTGACAAGGCCTTTCCCCACActgggagcagggggtggggggcccaGAGTAGGGGGTGAGGCACCCGGGAGCTTTATTTCAAATGATGAGGGAGAGATGCAGGGACAGAgaccaagaaacccagagggagtgagacaggggCAAGTGGAGGCAGGGCTGCAGTGGGGCTGGCACATGCAGGCTGGGCGAGAGCAGGGGCCGCCCAGGCAGGGGGTGCCTACTAGCCCAGGGTCCAGAGTCTGCCAGGACCGGTCCCTTATACAGAGGCCAGGGACCCCAGCAGAGCAGTCCTTCTTCCAGCTGGAACAAGAGAACCAGAATCTG aaaagGCAGAACCAGGATCTGCGGGAGCAGCTAGGGGCCTTCCTGGGACCGGGGCAGCAGTTCCTACCCCTGTGCACTGAGCACTCAAGCTGCACCGGCCTGGCCTGG TGCCCAGAACAAGCTGGCTCCCGGGCCCTGGAGGACAGGGCACCTGTGCAGCTGCTGCAGCAGGAGCTATGTCGGGGAGAGGAGTCCTTCGTGCAGCAGTCGCAG AATGAGCTGCAGCAGATCCGGCTATCCTTTGAGAGAAAGAAGATGGCCATTACTGAG GTGTGGGATGGAGTGGCAGAGGTACACATGGCCCTGAACAACCAGGCCACCGGGCTTCTG AACCTCAAGAAAGACATCCGGGGTGTGCTAGACCAAATGGAGGACATTCAGCTGGAGATTATGGG GGAGCGTGCTGAGTGCCGCACCCAGGCCAGGAAGGAGCAGCAGCTGGC GCTGCTGGCCCTGAGGCTGCTGCTGGGCTCCCTGTTGGCCTGCACCGCTGCCTACGTGTACGTGGTGGACCCCGCGCCCTTCGAGGGCTTGGTGCCGCCCCTGCTGAGCCGTGCCGCAGTCTGGAAGCTGCGGGCCCTACTGGGCCCGTTCCTGCGCCTCGAGGTGGACGACTTCCTGCCCTTCTAG
- the CCDC188 gene encoding coiled-coil domain-containing protein 188 isoform X2, producing MEGPKTLNPCGHPHPQCPQAPPSSSHGGCLDRPCQGFVRWPCLVPLSSTHSMELTRPFPTLGAGGGGPRVGGEAPGSFISNDEGEMQGQRPRNPEGVRQGQVEAGLQWGWHMQAGREQGPPRQGVPTSPGSRVCQDRSLIQRPGTPAEQSFFQLEQENQNLKRQNQDLREQLGAFLGPGQQFLPLCTEHSSCTGLAWCPEQAGSRALEDRAPVQLLQQELCRGEESFVQQSQNELQQIRLSFERKKMAITEVWDGVAEVHMALNNQATGLLNLKKDIRGVLDQMEDIQLEIMGERAECRTQARKEQQLACVAQKAQSKLGCPEGLRGQLWLLALRLLLGSLLACTAAYVYVVDPAPFEGLVPPLLSRAAVWKLRALLGPFLRLEVDDFLPF from the exons atggaggggccGAAAACCCTGAACCCCTGTGgccacccccatccccagtgccCTCAGGCCCCACCTTCTAGCAGTCATGGAGGATGCCTGGACCGGCCCTGCCAGGGCTTTGTAAGGTGGCCCTGCCTGGTGCCCCTCTCTTCCACTCACTCCATGGAGTTGACAAGGCCTTTCCCCACActgggagcagggggtggggggcccaGAGTAGGGGGTGAGGCACCCGGGAGCTTTATTTCAAATGATGAGGGAGAGATGCAGGGACAGAgaccaagaaacccagagggagtgagacaggggCAAGTGGAGGCAGGGCTGCAGTGGGGCTGGCACATGCAGGCTGGGCGAGAGCAGGGGCCGCCCAGGCAGGGGGTGCCTACTAGCCCAGGGTCCAGAGTCTGCCAGGACCGGTCCCTTATACAGAGGCCAGGGACCCCAGCAGAGCAGTCCTTCTTCCAGCTGGAACAAGAGAACCAGAATCTG aaaagGCAGAACCAGGATCTGCGGGAGCAGCTAGGGGCCTTCCTGGGACCGGGGCAGCAGTTCCTACCCCTGTGCACTGAGCACTCAAGCTGCACCGGCCTGGCCTGG TGCCCAGAACAAGCTGGCTCCCGGGCCCTGGAGGACAGGGCACCTGTGCAGCTGCTGCAGCAGGAGCTATGTCGGGGAGAGGAGTCCTTCGTGCAGCAGTCGCAG AATGAGCTGCAGCAGATCCGGCTATCCTTTGAGAGAAAGAAGATGGCCATTACTGAG GTGTGGGATGGAGTGGCAGAGGTACACATGGCCCTGAACAACCAGGCCACCGGGCTTCTG AACCTCAAGAAAGACATCCGGGGTGTGCTAGACCAAATGGAGGACATTCAGCTGGAGATTATGGG GGAGCGTGCTGAGTGCCGCACCCAGGCCAGGAAGGAGCAGCAGCTGGCGTGCGTGGCA CAGAAGGCGCAGTCCAAGCTGGGATGTCCGGAGGGCCTCAGAGGCCAGCTCTG GCTGCTGGCCCTGAGGCTGCTGCTGGGCTCCCTGTTGGCCTGCACCGCTGCCTACGTGTACGTGGTGGACCCCGCGCCCTTCGAGGGCTTGGTGCCGCCCCTGCTGAGCCGTGCCGCAGTCTGGAAGCTGCGGGCCCTACTGGGCCCGTTCCTGCGCCTCGAGGTGGACGACTTCCTGCCCTTCTAG
- the ZDHHC8 gene encoding palmitoyltransferase ZDHHC8 isoform X1, which yields MPRSPGTRLKPAKYIPVATAAALLVGSSTLFFVFTCPWLTRAVSPAIPVYNGIIFLFVLANFSMATFMDPGVFPRADEDEDKEDDFRAPLYKNVDVRGIQVRMKWCATCHFYRPPRCSHCSVCDNCVEDFDHHCPWVNNCIGRRNYRYFFLFLLSLSAHMVGVVAFGLVYVLNHSEGLGATHTTITMAVMCVAGLFFIPVIGLTGFHVVLVTRGRTTNEQVTGKFRGGVNPFTRGCYGNVEHVLCSPLAPRYVVEPPRLPLAARLKPPFFRPELLERAAPLKVKLSDNGLKSSLGHSKSKGSLDRLDEKPLDLGPPLPPKAEASTFISDRQTPRPTSAESTLSVQRTSPPTPAMYKFRPAFPTAPKTPFCGPGEQVPDSLTLGEDSIHSLDFASEPSLDLPDYAPGGLHTAYPPSPPLSAADTFSGALRSLSLKATGRRGGDHMALQPLRSEGAPPTPHRSLFAPHALPNRNGSLSYDSLLNPSSPGGHACPAHPSASMAGYHSPYLHPGVLGDPPRPPPRSFSPVLGPRPREPSPVRYDNLSRTIMASIQERKDREERERLLRSQADSLFGDSGVYDAPSSYSLQQASVLSEGPRGPVLRYGSRDDLVAGPGFGGARNPALQTSMSSLSSAVSRAPRTSSSSLQADLANNNAPGPRPSSGSHRSPARQVPPSPPGTPRSPSYMGPKAVAFIHTDLPEPPPSLAMQRGRISTCSRGWGWRGQPRVPPGLHLCHLGLHEDHPSLRVPWSLAAGMPPRAAVCRLHSAASSLFPSLSGPERDTKLATPGPARSNP from the exons GTGTCCATGGTTGACAAGAGCTGTGTCACCAGCCATCCCAGTCTACAATGGCatcatctttctctttgtcctggcCAATTTCAGCATGGCCACCTTCATGGACCCTGGCGTCTTCCCCCGAG CGGATGAGGATGAGGACAAGGAGGATGACTTCCGGGCCCCCTTGTACAAGAACGTGGACGTGCGGGGCATCCAGGTCCGGATGAAGTGGTGTGCCACCTGCCACTTCTACCGCCCGCCGCGATGCTCCCACTGCAGCGTCTGTGACAACTGTGTGGAG GACTTTGACCACCACTGCCCCTGGGTCAACAACTGCATTGGGCGTCGCAACTACCGCTACTTTTTCCTGTTTCTGCTGTCACTCAGTGCACACATGGTGGGCGTTGTGGCCTTTGGCTTGGTCTACGTGCTGAACCACTCGGAGGGGCTGGGGgccacccacaccaccatcac CATGGCTGTCATGTGTGTGGCCGgcctcttctttatccctgtcATCGGCCTCACTGGCTTCCATGTGGTACTGGTTACTCGGGGACGCACCACCAACGAGCAG GTGACAGGGAAGTTCCGAGGGGGTGTCAACCCCTTCACCCGAGGCTGCTACGGGAATGTGGAACACGTGCTGTGCAGCCCTCTGGCACCCCG GTATGTGGTGGAGCCACCCCGACTGCCACTAGCAGCTCGGCTGAAGCCACCTTTCTTTCGACCGGAGCTCCTGGAGCGAGCTGCACCACTCAAGGTCAAACTTAGTGACAACGGGCTGAAGTCTAGCCTGGGCCACAGCAAG TCTAAGGGCAGCCTGGACCGACTTGATGAAAAACCACTGGACCTGGGGCCCCCACTGCCCCCGAAGGCAGAGGCCAGCACATTTATCAGCGACCGGCAAACTCCACGGCCAACCAGTGctg AGAGCACTCTGTCAGTGCAGAGGACCAGCCCCCCAACGCCAGCCATGTACAAGTTCCGCCCTGCTTTTCCCACTGCTCCCAAGACTCCCTTCTGTGGACCTGGGGAGCAG GTCCCTGACTCCCTGACGCTGGGGGAAGACAGCATCCACAGCCTGGACTTCGCGTCAGAGCCCAGCCTGGACCTCCCTGATTATGCACCCGGGGGCCTGCACACAGCCTACCCACCGTCCCCACCGCTTAGCGCCGCTGACACCTTCTCAGGGGCCTTGCGCTCACTCAGCCTCAAGGCCACAGGCCGAAGGGGTGGGGACCACATGGCACTACAGCCCCTGCGCTCCGAGGGGGCACCCCCTACACCCCACCGAAGCCTTTTTGCCCCCCACGCACTGCCCAACCGCAATGGCAGCCTGTCCTACGACAGCCTGCTGAACCCCAGCTCGCCCGGGGGCCACGCGTGCCCGGCCCACCCCTCAGCCAGTATGGCTGGCTACCATTCACCCTACCTGCACCCAGGGGTGCTTGGCGACCCACCTCGGCCACCGCCCCGCAGTTTCAGCCCTGTCCTGGGTCCCCGGCCCCGGGAGCCCTCCCCTGTGCGCTACGACAACCTGTCCAGGACCATCATGGCCTCCATTCAGGAGCGGAAGGACAGGGAGGAGCGAGAGCGGCTGCTGCGCTCTCAGGCTGACTCACTCTTCGGGGACTCCGGGGTCTACGACGCACCCAGCTCCTACAGCCTGCAGCAGGCCAGCGTGCTGTCAGAGGGGCCCCGTGGGCCCGTGCTGCGCTATGGCTCCCGTGATGACCTGGTGGCCGGACCTGGCTTTGGCGGTGCCCGCAACCCAGCACTCCAGACCTCCATGTCCTCTCTGTCCAGCGCCGTGAGCCGGGCACCTcggacctcctcctcctccctgcaggcagaCCTGGCCAACAACAACGCCCCAGGACCCCGGCCCAGCAGTGGCTCGCACAGGTCGCCGGCACGCCAGGTGCCACCCTCCCCGCCTGGCACTCCTCGCTCACCCTCCTACATGGGTCCCAAAGCTGTCGCCTTCATCCACACAGACCTCCCGGAGCCGCCGCCCTCGCTGGCCATGCAGAG GGGGCGGATCAGCACCTGCAGCCGTGGATGGGGTTGGCGTGGCCAGCCCAGGGTGCCCCCTGGTCTGCATCTGTGCCACCTTGGCCTCCACGAGGACCACCCATCTCTGCGGGTCCCCTGGAGCCTGGCTGCTGGGATGCCCCCCCGTGCGGCTGTGTGCCGCCTGCACTCTGCAGCCTCCAGCCTTTTCCCCAGCCTCTCGGGACCCGAGCGGGACACCAAGTTGGCAACTCCAGGGCCTGCACGGTCTAATCCCTAA
- the ZDHHC8 gene encoding palmitoyltransferase ZDHHC8 isoform X2: MPRSPGTRLKPAKYIPVATAAALLVGSSTLFFVFTCPWLTRAVSPAIPVYNGIIFLFVLANFSMATFMDPGVFPRADEDEDKEDDFRAPLYKNVDVRGIQVRMKWCATCHFYRPPRCSHCSVCDNCVEDFDHHCPWVNNCIGRRNYRYFFLFLLSLSAHMVGVVAFGLVYVLNHSEGLGATHTTITMAVMCVAGLFFIPVIGLTGFHVVLVTRGRTTNEQVTGKFRGGVNPFTRGCYGNVEHVLCSPLAPRYVVEPPRLPLAARLKPPFFRPELLERAAPLKVKLSDNGLKSSLGHSKSKGSLDRLDEKPLDLGPPLPPKAEASTFISDRQTPRPTSAESTLSVQRTSPPTPAMYKFRPAFPTAPKTPFCGPGEQVPDSLTLGEDSIHSLDFASEPSLDLPDYAPGGLHTAYPPSPPLSAADTFSGALRSLSLKATGRRGGDHMALQPLRSEGAPPTPHRSLFAPHALPNRNGSLSYDSLLNPSSPGGHACPAHPSASMAGYHSPYLHPGVLGDPPRPPPRSFSPVLGPRPREPSPVRYDNLSRTIMASIQERKDREERERLLRSQADSLFGDSGVYDAPSSYSLQQASVLSEGPRGPVLRYGSRDDLVAGPGFGGARNPALQTSMSSLSSAVSRAPRTSSSSLQADLANNNAPGPRPSSGSHRSPARQVPPSPPGTPRSPSYMGPKAVAFIHTDLPEPPPSLAMQRDHPQLKTPPSKLNGQSPGLARLGPAAGPPGPIASPARHTLVKKVSGVGGTTYEISV; the protein is encoded by the exons GTGTCCATGGTTGACAAGAGCTGTGTCACCAGCCATCCCAGTCTACAATGGCatcatctttctctttgtcctggcCAATTTCAGCATGGCCACCTTCATGGACCCTGGCGTCTTCCCCCGAG CGGATGAGGATGAGGACAAGGAGGATGACTTCCGGGCCCCCTTGTACAAGAACGTGGACGTGCGGGGCATCCAGGTCCGGATGAAGTGGTGTGCCACCTGCCACTTCTACCGCCCGCCGCGATGCTCCCACTGCAGCGTCTGTGACAACTGTGTGGAG GACTTTGACCACCACTGCCCCTGGGTCAACAACTGCATTGGGCGTCGCAACTACCGCTACTTTTTCCTGTTTCTGCTGTCACTCAGTGCACACATGGTGGGCGTTGTGGCCTTTGGCTTGGTCTACGTGCTGAACCACTCGGAGGGGCTGGGGgccacccacaccaccatcac CATGGCTGTCATGTGTGTGGCCGgcctcttctttatccctgtcATCGGCCTCACTGGCTTCCATGTGGTACTGGTTACTCGGGGACGCACCACCAACGAGCAG GTGACAGGGAAGTTCCGAGGGGGTGTCAACCCCTTCACCCGAGGCTGCTACGGGAATGTGGAACACGTGCTGTGCAGCCCTCTGGCACCCCG GTATGTGGTGGAGCCACCCCGACTGCCACTAGCAGCTCGGCTGAAGCCACCTTTCTTTCGACCGGAGCTCCTGGAGCGAGCTGCACCACTCAAGGTCAAACTTAGTGACAACGGGCTGAAGTCTAGCCTGGGCCACAGCAAG TCTAAGGGCAGCCTGGACCGACTTGATGAAAAACCACTGGACCTGGGGCCCCCACTGCCCCCGAAGGCAGAGGCCAGCACATTTATCAGCGACCGGCAAACTCCACGGCCAACCAGTGctg AGAGCACTCTGTCAGTGCAGAGGACCAGCCCCCCAACGCCAGCCATGTACAAGTTCCGCCCTGCTTTTCCCACTGCTCCCAAGACTCCCTTCTGTGGACCTGGGGAGCAG GTCCCTGACTCCCTGACGCTGGGGGAAGACAGCATCCACAGCCTGGACTTCGCGTCAGAGCCCAGCCTGGACCTCCCTGATTATGCACCCGGGGGCCTGCACACAGCCTACCCACCGTCCCCACCGCTTAGCGCCGCTGACACCTTCTCAGGGGCCTTGCGCTCACTCAGCCTCAAGGCCACAGGCCGAAGGGGTGGGGACCACATGGCACTACAGCCCCTGCGCTCCGAGGGGGCACCCCCTACACCCCACCGAAGCCTTTTTGCCCCCCACGCACTGCCCAACCGCAATGGCAGCCTGTCCTACGACAGCCTGCTGAACCCCAGCTCGCCCGGGGGCCACGCGTGCCCGGCCCACCCCTCAGCCAGTATGGCTGGCTACCATTCACCCTACCTGCACCCAGGGGTGCTTGGCGACCCACCTCGGCCACCGCCCCGCAGTTTCAGCCCTGTCCTGGGTCCCCGGCCCCGGGAGCCCTCCCCTGTGCGCTACGACAACCTGTCCAGGACCATCATGGCCTCCATTCAGGAGCGGAAGGACAGGGAGGAGCGAGAGCGGCTGCTGCGCTCTCAGGCTGACTCACTCTTCGGGGACTCCGGGGTCTACGACGCACCCAGCTCCTACAGCCTGCAGCAGGCCAGCGTGCTGTCAGAGGGGCCCCGTGGGCCCGTGCTGCGCTATGGCTCCCGTGATGACCTGGTGGCCGGACCTGGCTTTGGCGGTGCCCGCAACCCAGCACTCCAGACCTCCATGTCCTCTCTGTCCAGCGCCGTGAGCCGGGCACCTcggacctcctcctcctccctgcaggcagaCCTGGCCAACAACAACGCCCCAGGACCCCGGCCCAGCAGTGGCTCGCACAGGTCGCCGGCACGCCAGGTGCCACCCTCCCCGCCTGGCACTCCTCGCTCACCCTCCTACATGGGTCCCAAAGCTGTCGCCTTCATCCACACAGACCTCCCGGAGCCGCCGCCCTCGCTGGCCATGCAGAG GGACCACCCTCAGCTGAAGACCCCCCCAAGTAAGCTTAATGGGCAGTCCCCTGGCCTGGCCCGCCTGGGACCTGCCGCTGGCCCCCCAGGACCCATCGCCAGCCCCGCCCGGCACACACTTGTTAAGAAAGTGTCCGGTGTGGGTGGGACCACGTACGAGATCTCGGTGTGA